One genomic segment of Clostridium estertheticum subsp. estertheticum includes these proteins:
- a CDS encoding GerMN domain-containing protein has translation MKKFLSVILCGVVVFALAACGKTEVKDTSTKSEVKEKSTVATKVEKPAASTVAPTVTPAVKNEDIKSRDVVLYFSDDQAMYFASEKRTITSPTAKSIVEELVKGPATKSGSTAKTYATLPKNLQVSDVQIKEKIAYVNLKSELKVKGSAGEQMALFSIVNTLVLDKDLGITKVQFLLNGEKVKTIGGQSDVSEPMSENKEMMK, from the coding sequence ATGAAAAAATTTCTTTCAGTAATATTATGTGGTGTAGTTGTCTTTGCATTAGCCGCTTGTGGAAAAACTGAGGTAAAAGACACTAGCACAAAAAGTGAAGTAAAAGAGAAATCAACAGTTGCAACTAAAGTAGAAAAACCAGCAGCATCTACAGTGGCGCCTACAGTTACACCAGCAGTTAAAAATGAAGACATAAAAAGTAGAGATGTCGTATTGTATTTTAGTGATGACCAAGCTATGTACTTTGCCTCAGAAAAAAGAACCATAACGTCACCTACAGCTAAGTCAATTGTAGAGGAATTAGTAAAGGGACCAGCTACTAAAAGTGGCAGTACAGCAAAAACATATGCAACATTGCCTAAGAATCTTCAAGTGTCAGATGTGCAAATCAAAGAAAAAATAGCTTATGTTAATTTGAAATCGGAACTAAAGGTAAAGGGATCAGCAGGAGAACAAATGGCTTTATTTTCAATAGTTAATACATTGGTTTTAGATAAGGATTTAGGAATTACAAAAGTTCAGTTTCTTCTTAATGGAGAAAAGGTTAAGACTATCGGTGGTCAATCTGATGTTAGTGAACCTATGAGTGAAAATAAAGAAATGATGAAATAA
- a CDS encoding VIT and vWA domain-containing protein gives MPINNINHKEGHKNNIILKEVNIKGNLCGEFAEYTIDHVYENKGSNDVEAIYTFPVPDGAVISGFEAVLGGRTIKGLIQDKEEANKIYENFKNNDNNTFLLEEFRDNIIRIVIGKIISNEVVQIKVSYIEELSYENRNLKLIIPTIITPINLSRENGIINKNDDYKFTLSLLVESLTKLEFKCSSHKLKVEYEENNLYKVTLDGQNQRMDEDLEIILEEQEKVETTGMIYEYPREDKGILYLRFIPEIEIDQITSGENYIFLLDISESMGGDKLTEGKNALQLCLRNLAVGDTFNIVAFGDKLHYFSKEIKVEFNEENLSTASKWIKELSAENGAAIFDAIKYALLDKDDKVENIIFLFTDDVVYDEKEILNFVEDNIKESRIFPFGINTSVNSYFINKLARISYGAAEVINPDERIEDIVLKQFNRIKNPIVTDIEIDWGKMKVETTFPRTIEYMYDKEPFSIFAKVNGEVGGVVILKGKVGKNRIQRVIFLNDLELEENVNLIEKMWYKKRIESLQHRVKYERGELQEAMNNKIVEISKKVGIICKETAFILYEEMEDPIVGIRIREILPVKTTKRLESFYDDLDEDSESTSFYYKDVSKQEDNHDKYENYNRNELLRLLASNQFASGAFGINAKDTLGNNIKYTIKTILAFMIGSGDIKIYKNQLNKSLEFLNKTLQNIDINLNDELNLKKQDYLSLLLVFKLSIKKDVALSFHKENIEKKIQEIEEKFQYQNVNVDEIQKEFVNGLKLEIEGLNSVSNQYKNTLDFIINTTILKNI, from the coding sequence ATGCCAATCAATAATATAAACCATAAAGAGGGACATAAGAATAACATAATTTTAAAAGAAGTTAATATAAAAGGAAATTTGTGTGGGGAATTTGCTGAGTATACTATCGACCATGTATATGAGAACAAAGGAAGCAATGATGTTGAAGCAATTTATACTTTCCCGGTTCCAGATGGAGCTGTTATATCGGGCTTTGAGGCAGTGCTCGGCGGGAGGACAATAAAGGGATTGATACAAGATAAAGAGGAAGCAAATAAAATATATGAAAATTTTAAAAATAATGATAATAATACTTTTTTGCTCGAGGAATTTAGAGATAATATAATTAGAATAGTTATTGGTAAGATAATCTCTAATGAAGTTGTTCAAATAAAAGTATCATATATAGAGGAACTTAGTTATGAAAATAGAAATTTGAAATTAATTATTCCGACGATAATAACTCCAATAAATCTTTCTAGAGAGAATGGAATCATTAATAAAAATGATGATTACAAATTCACTTTGAGTTTATTAGTAGAATCTTTAACAAAATTAGAATTTAAGTGTTCTTCTCATAAATTAAAGGTTGAATATGAAGAAAATAATTTATATAAAGTGACACTTGATGGACAAAATCAAAGAATGGATGAAGATTTAGAAATAATACTAGAAGAGCAAGAGAAGGTAGAAACTACCGGAATGATATATGAATATCCGAGAGAGGATAAAGGGATTTTATATCTAAGATTCATTCCAGAGATTGAAATAGATCAAATAACCTCTGGAGAAAATTATATTTTTCTTCTAGATATATCAGAATCAATGGGTGGAGACAAGTTAACAGAGGGTAAAAATGCTCTTCAACTATGTTTAAGAAATTTAGCAGTAGGAGATACATTTAATATTGTTGCGTTTGGAGATAAACTTCATTATTTTTCTAAAGAAATAAAGGTTGAATTTAATGAAGAAAATTTGAGTACCGCTAGTAAATGGATTAAAGAACTTTCCGCTGAAAATGGTGCAGCTATTTTTGACGCAATAAAATATGCTCTCCTTGATAAAGATGATAAAGTGGAAAATATAATATTTTTATTTACAGACGATGTAGTTTACGATGAAAAAGAAATATTGAATTTTGTAGAAGATAATATTAAGGAAAGTAGAATATTCCCTTTTGGGATAAATACTTCAGTAAATAGCTATTTTATTAACAAATTAGCTAGAATTAGTTATGGCGCTGCAGAAGTTATAAATCCTGATGAGAGAATTGAAGATATAGTACTTAAACAATTTAATAGAATTAAAAATCCGATAGTTACTGATATTGAAATAGATTGGGGTAAAATGAAAGTTGAAACAACATTCCCAAGAACTATTGAATATATGTATGATAAGGAGCCATTTTCTATTTTTGCGAAGGTTAATGGAGAAGTGGGCGGAGTTGTAATATTAAAAGGAAAAGTAGGCAAAAATAGAATTCAGAGAGTAATTTTCTTGAATGATTTAGAACTTGAGGAGAATGTTAATCTAATTGAAAAAATGTGGTACAAAAAACGAATAGAATCACTTCAACATAGAGTTAAATATGAACGAGGAGAACTTCAAGAAGCAATGAATAATAAGATTGTTGAAATCTCTAAAAAGGTCGGTATAATATGCAAAGAAACCGCGTTTATTCTTTATGAGGAAATGGAAGACCCAATAGTAGGCATAAGAATAAGAGAGATTTTGCCTGTTAAAACAACGAAAAGATTGGAATCCTTTTATGATGATTTAGATGAGGATTCTGAATCAACATCATTTTATTATAAAGATGTTTCAAAACAAGAAGATAACCATGATAAATATGAAAACTATAATAGAAATGAGTTACTCAGACTTTTAGCTTCTAATCAGTTTGCTAGCGGTGCCTTTGGTATAAATGCTAAAGACACTTTAGGAAATAATATAAAATATACTATAAAGACAATATTAGCATTTATGATAGGCAGCGGAGACATAAAAATATATAAGAATCAATTAAATAAATCCTTAGAATTTTTAAATAAAACATTACAAAATATTGACATAAATTTAAATGATGAATTAAATTTAAAGAAACAAGATTATCTAAGTTTATTGTTAGTTTTTAAATTGTCTATAAAAAAAGATGTAGCATTATCTTTCCACAAAGAAAATATTGAAAAGAAAATTCAAGAAATTGAAGAAAAATTTCAATATCAAAATGTTAATGTAGATGAGATTCAAAAAGAATTTGTTAATGGGTTAAAGTTAGAAATTGAAGGATTAAATTCAGTATCTAATCAGTATAAGAATACACTTGATTTTATAATTAATACAACAATCTTAAAAAACATTTAA
- a CDS encoding metallophosphoesterase family protein produces MVKYIIGGGEIMSGTFRFIHVADLHLGSFLNINGKPQEKLQELCKGAVYDGFERICLRAISLKVDFILICGDVYDSHLRSVRGNKIFIDQCAHLGQKNISVYVIYGNHDVMNGDEELFALPPSLHIISSEKTEVFEVYKEDKVIAKIIGKSYKHRSEKEKSYENYLLDNDVFNIAMLHTALEGDNKNYIPCTLNELKAVPNIDYWALGHIHKQSIINDTKPIIAFPGIPQGRDMGEQGVGGVYFVEVNKKEVVHMEFLPISTVVYKKVEITIEDDKKIQNYSDLLLVINDELSSLSYEFPEISIGVKSSNVELLDDFRGYIIRLVIRGKTDMHNKITNMTEDDYKQFLENINEEISSQKYFIWVDSIIFRTSMVQNFEELKLQNSIFNDLEEVIGLYTTDSEFKNELVKNWGSIWKKQIFTENIEADKFDFDEETISDIISQARELLIEKLTEVLEIM; encoded by the coding sequence ATGGTAAAATATATAATAGGTGGTGGAGAGATAATGAGTGGAACATTTCGATTTATTCATGTTGCAGACTTACATTTAGGATCATTTCTTAATATAAATGGAAAACCACAAGAAAAATTACAAGAATTGTGTAAAGGTGCTGTATATGATGGCTTCGAAAGAATTTGCCTCAGAGCTATTTCATTAAAGGTGGATTTTATATTAATTTGTGGAGATGTTTATGACAGTCATTTAAGGTCGGTAAGAGGAAATAAAATTTTTATAGATCAATGTGCACATTTAGGTCAAAAAAATATAAGCGTGTATGTAATTTACGGTAATCATGATGTTATGAATGGTGATGAGGAATTGTTTGCTTTGCCTCCTAGCTTACATATCATAAGTTCTGAAAAAACAGAAGTTTTCGAGGTATATAAAGAAGATAAAGTTATTGCAAAAATCATAGGAAAATCCTATAAACATCGATCCGAAAAAGAAAAATCTTACGAAAATTATTTATTAGATAATGATGTTTTTAATATTGCGATGTTACACACTGCATTAGAGGGAGATAATAAAAATTATATTCCTTGTACTTTAAATGAGCTTAAGGCGGTTCCCAATATTGATTACTGGGCATTAGGACATATTCATAAACAAAGTATTATAAATGATACTAAACCTATCATAGCTTTTCCAGGAATTCCACAAGGTCGTGATATGGGCGAGCAGGGAGTGGGCGGAGTTTATTTCGTCGAAGTAAACAAAAAAGAGGTTGTGCATATGGAGTTTTTACCCATATCAACAGTTGTGTATAAGAAGGTAGAGATAACAATAGAAGATGATAAAAAGATACAAAATTATAGTGATTTGCTCCTAGTTATTAATGATGAACTAAGTAGTTTATCATATGAATTTCCTGAAATTTCTATTGGAGTAAAATCATCGAATGTGGAATTATTAGATGATTTTAGAGGATATATTATTCGATTGGTTATAAGAGGAAAGACCGATATGCATAATAAGATAACTAATATGACAGAGGATGATTATAAACAGTTTTTAGAAAATATAAATGAAGAAATAAGTTCGCAGAAGTATTTTATATGGGTAGATTCTATAATATTTAGGACATCGATGGTTCAAAACTTTGAAGAGCTTAAATTACAAAATTCTATTTTTAATGATTTAGAAGAGGTGATTGGATTATATACTACGGATTCTGAGTTTAAGAATGAACTTGTGAAAAATTGGGGATCAATTTGGAAGAAGCAAATATTTACGGAAAATATAGAGGCCGATAAATTCGATTTTGATGAAGAAACGATTTCGGATATTATATCACAAGCTAGAGAACTACTTATCGAAAAATTAACAGAGGTTTTGGAAATAATGTAG
- the radA gene encoding DNA repair protein RadA, whose amino-acid sequence MAKDKIIYVCKECGSHAPKWMGKCSDCGAWNSYEEKLVKATSAKQNTLNSLVAATKPTKLKAVLQSNSDRIITGVSEFDRVMGGGIVRDSVTIISAPPGAGKSTLLLQLANSLSLKEYKILYASGEESKSQIKNRADRTVKEIADNFWVVSDTKLDEIIQHIETVDADLIILDSIQTFTLDEYSSSRAGSPTQVIECATALKNIAKNPDRPRAVFLVGQMTKADEMAGPRILEHLVDTVLYLEGEDGEELKHLVSKKNRFGNTEESGMFRLSDVGMEEITDPSEFFMTKRDELVPGSALAVIKDGTRPIVIEIESLVSKSFTPYPSRLSECFARKEQLGTLISILEERGGIGLYDKNVIIKATGGLKLTETSVNLAVVMSIASSSLNHGIATDTVFIGELGLTGELKKVPSLEQRLKEVDRMGFKKAYIPQNCLKAGVKFKNLKIIPCKKLTDVITKEFK is encoded by the coding sequence TTGGCAAAAGATAAAATAATCTATGTTTGTAAAGAGTGTGGGTCACATGCTCCAAAATGGATGGGTAAATGTAGTGATTGTGGTGCCTGGAATTCATATGAAGAGAAACTTGTTAAGGCGACTTCTGCTAAACAAAATACTTTAAATAGTTTGGTAGCTGCAACTAAACCTACAAAACTAAAGGCAGTTCTTCAATCTAACAGTGATAGAATAATTACTGGAGTCTCAGAGTTTGATAGAGTTATGGGTGGAGGAATAGTTAGAGATAGTGTTACTATTATATCGGCTCCACCAGGGGCTGGAAAGTCTACACTTTTGCTGCAACTCGCAAATTCACTTTCATTGAAAGAATATAAAATTTTATATGCATCTGGAGAGGAAAGTAAAAGTCAAATTAAAAATAGAGCTGACCGAACAGTAAAAGAAATAGCCGATAACTTTTGGGTTGTTTCGGATACAAAGTTAGATGAAATAATACAACATATAGAAACAGTCGATGCAGATTTAATAATACTTGATAGTATTCAAACATTTACTTTGGACGAATATTCAAGTTCTAGGGCAGGTTCACCTACTCAAGTAATTGAATGCGCAACAGCTTTAAAGAATATAGCTAAAAATCCTGATAGACCAAGAGCTGTTTTTTTGGTTGGCCAAATGACAAAGGCCGATGAGATGGCAGGACCACGAATACTTGAGCATTTAGTAGACACTGTATTATATCTTGAAGGAGAAGATGGAGAAGAACTAAAACACTTGGTAAGTAAGAAAAATCGTTTTGGAAATACGGAAGAAAGTGGCATGTTTAGGCTTTCGGACGTAGGAATGGAAGAGATTACTGACCCTTCTGAGTTTTTTATGACCAAAAGAGATGAGTTAGTTCCAGGAAGTGCTTTAGCGGTTATAAAGGATGGAACAAGACCCATTGTTATAGAAATAGAAAGCCTTGTATCTAAATCTTTTACTCCTTACCCAAGCAGGCTAAGTGAGTGTTTTGCAAGGAAGGAACAACTGGGAACCCTTATTTCTATTCTTGAAGAAAGGGGAGGAATAGGGCTTTATGATAAGAACGTTATTATAAAAGCAACAGGCGGTCTTAAACTAACTGAAACATCGGTCAATCTTGCTGTAGTTATGAGCATAGCATCCTCATCGCTAAACCACGGAATAGCTACAGATACAGTATTTATTGGAGAACTCGGTTTAACCGGTGAATTAAAAAAAGTCCCATCTCTAGAACAAAGATTAAAAGAAGTAGACAGAATGGGATTTAAAAAGGCATACATACCTCAGAATTGTTTAAAAGCGGGGGTTAAATTTAAGAACTTAAAGATTATACCATGTAAAAAACTAACAGATGTTATAACAAAAGAATTCAAATAA
- a CDS encoding DNA topoisomerase, with product MSKALFITEKPSVAAEFAKALKINGRKSDGFIESDKAVVTWCVGHLVTMSYPEKYDIKLKKWSLNTLPFLPKSYKYEVIEGVKKQFNIVKSQLLREDIDRIYVCTDSGREGEYIYRLVDEMAGCPDKQKRRVWIDSQTEAEIIRGVKEAKDLSAYDNLSEAAYLRAKEDYLMGINFSRLLSLVYGKTVSTYLGKSYIVIAVGRVMSCVLGMVVQREREVREFTVTPFYRIIGSFNVSEDCNYDGEWKAVEGSKYFESPILYNEGGFKTQEDAENLIGELRDSSIDNNVLVENISKKKENKNAPLLFNLAEMQNECSKKFKINPEQTLSLIQALYEKKMLTYPRTDARVLSTAISKEIDQNIKKLMKLNGNTEINNIAKNIIEKKWYSGIAKTKYVDDSKVTDHYAIIPTGEGLQNYSSLKEMEKKVYNLVLRRFLAIFYPPAVYNKVSVITKINKERFFTSDKVCVELGYLEVLKPDNESNDRESTNMKFLSLLKKGQTVTLKELVVKEGKTSPPKRFTTGSIIIAMENAGKLIEDEELREHIKGSGIGTSATRSGILTKLEKIEYIKSNNKTQVVMPTLLGEIIFDVVKNSIPTLLNPELTASWEKGLTMVTQSEIPGDIYMDKLENYIVKNTDRVLQLNNGLRLKSKFDMASEFY from the coding sequence ATTAGTAAGGCGTTATTTATTACAGAAAAACCAAGTGTTGCTGCGGAGTTTGCCAAAGCATTAAAAATAAATGGTAGAAAGTCAGATGGATTTATAGAGTCTGACAAAGCTGTAGTAACATGGTGTGTGGGACATCTTGTTACAATGAGTTATCCTGAAAAATATGATATAAAACTTAAAAAATGGTCTTTAAATACGTTGCCATTTTTGCCTAAATCATATAAATATGAAGTTATAGAAGGAGTTAAAAAACAATTTAATATAGTCAAAAGTCAATTACTTCGCGAAGATATTGATAGAATATATGTTTGTACAGATTCAGGAAGAGAAGGCGAGTACATTTACAGATTGGTAGATGAAATGGCTGGGTGTCCTGATAAGCAAAAACGAAGAGTGTGGATAGATTCACAAACAGAAGCGGAGATTATTCGAGGTGTTAAAGAAGCTAAGGATTTAAGCGCATATGATAATTTATCAGAAGCGGCTTATTTAAGAGCAAAAGAGGATTATTTAATGGGAATTAATTTCTCAAGACTTCTAAGTTTAGTCTATGGAAAGACTGTAAGCACTTATCTTGGAAAAAGTTATATAGTTATCGCTGTTGGACGAGTAATGTCCTGTGTTCTTGGGATGGTTGTCCAAAGGGAAAGAGAAGTTCGAGAGTTTACAGTTACTCCTTTTTATAGAATTATTGGAAGCTTTAATGTAAGCGAGGACTGTAATTATGATGGAGAATGGAAGGCTGTAGAGGGTTCAAAGTATTTTGAATCACCTATTCTATATAACGAGGGTGGATTTAAGACCCAGGAAGATGCCGAAAACTTAATAGGAGAGCTAAGAGATTCTAGTATTGATAATAATGTTTTGGTTGAAAATATTTCTAAGAAAAAAGAAAATAAAAATGCACCATTACTTTTTAATTTAGCAGAAATGCAAAATGAATGTTCTAAGAAATTTAAAATAAATCCAGAGCAAACTCTTAGCCTAATTCAAGCTTTATATGAGAAAAAAATGCTTACATATCCAAGAACGGATGCTAGGGTATTGTCTACAGCGATATCTAAAGAAATAGATCAAAATATAAAAAAATTAATGAAATTAAATGGAAATACAGAGATTAATAATATAGCTAAGAATATTATAGAAAAAAAATGGTATAGTGGTATTGCTAAAACAAAGTATGTTGATGATAGCAAGGTAACAGATCATTATGCTATTATTCCAACAGGTGAAGGACTTCAAAATTATTCATCATTAAAAGAAATGGAAAAGAAAGTGTATAATTTAGTGCTAAGACGGTTTCTCGCAATATTTTATCCACCGGCTGTGTACAACAAAGTTTCTGTTATAACAAAGATAAATAAGGAAAGATTTTTTACGTCAGATAAGGTTTGTGTCGAACTTGGTTACTTAGAAGTTTTAAAACCTGATAATGAAAGCAATGATAGAGAAAGTACAAATATGAAATTTTTAAGTCTGCTAAAAAAAGGACAGACGGTGACACTTAAGGAATTAGTAGTTAAAGAAGGTAAGACTTCACCTCCTAAAAGGTTTACTACAGGTTCGATAATTATAGCCATGGAAAATGCAGGTAAACTTATTGAAGATGAAGAGCTAAGAGAGCATATAAAAGGCTCTGGTATTGGTACAAGTGCCACGCGCTCAGGAATTTTAACAAAGCTTGAAAAAATAGAATATATTAAATCTAATAATAAAACTCAAGTGGTTATGCCTACACTACTTGGAGAAATTATCTTCGATGTAGTTAAAAATTCTATCCCTACTCTTTTAAATCCAGAATTAACGGCTAGTTGGGAAAAAGGATTAACAATGGTTACTCAAAGTGAAATACCGGGTGATATATACATGGATAAACTTGAAAATTATATAGTTAAAAATACTGATAGAGTACTTCAACTAAATAATGGATTGAGGCTTAAGAGCAAATTTGATATGGCAAGTGAATTTTACTAA
- a CDS encoding AAA family ATPase, whose product MKITQLDIRDFGVFQGEKLEELGNGIIVIGGANRSGKTTLMQILRNIPFGFSKGSELPPPKFQYDVRCDLSSDNGEEVNVLLKGFSNPEVVYKNAEVKVYNKGLYDIDKGTYKELFTISLDELNKSSDKEDSNLQSMLLGAGFKHIVKIPGVAKELRQKANVIGGTRGNPATKMFKPFEENIRKGLEGRKRSNLLLTAYMQKKNNLLRLEDNIISKEKQLLESDNNIIKLELIKHNYELNEKKENLVTEIQTYSFGPDYVKEYNIEGAENLKIQYIKELEKYNNDNYEFQRETSKEKLVKVILMENKRLIISYYNGISGIKEISKNLICVKTEYYEKTGTIMNKIKKANDNWIKFDDVTKVCCDEMQQHILNQNIEKYKKIKGDKINLDKKIEDAKIHRDVLEKQIVPRDAITYMKKYLYITMLFMIIGLVLFFIDKMLGCSIIISGALGTALYLFINYSNRKLIMARNAEIKTQIDNIIINSKNNSQEIKKVDANLKELNNIMDEYRDILKLDEQVSVDGIKDYFKTVVYLKDEIFEYYLLKKKLMDQFDDLCETLNNIDNIINKFTFFNIKSLEGISLPKICLDNIESICSDLLLKIETLYKNLILLDKADMSFSKLKILEKEILDFLCKKDTENIISDIEKYINHGEKYKRYRKRQDEFKIIQEKLLQSVKSGRIKDILHNVRHDALQTDNENQNLLIILQELYNQYISIDEINYDYKVSSNENKELIRELDILKNEKQTLKDEVVALNSDEMLLQYEKDIIEARGKLRPLAEKYAVYSTAALFLEKIRERFLENTKDKLLKGASNILSEITSGEYKDIMPQDDLMQGDFKTKLSDESIKESSKELSRGTKEQLFLAVRISRIKEIKPRLPVIFDDSFVNFDIAHTKNTVKALVELSKTNQIFVLTCHATLVEVIMAKSSNVLYFKLEKGKFTKSSGENLKEYLKEL is encoded by the coding sequence TTGAAAATAACACAGCTAGATATTAGGGATTTCGGAGTATTTCAAGGCGAGAAATTAGAAGAATTGGGTAATGGAATTATAGTTATTGGTGGGGCAAATAGGTCTGGTAAAACCACCTTGATGCAAATACTTAGAAATATACCTTTTGGGTTTTCAAAAGGTAGCGAGTTACCACCGCCTAAATTCCAATATGATGTAAGATGTGATTTAAGTTCAGATAATGGAGAAGAAGTAAATGTACTCTTAAAAGGGTTTAGTAATCCAGAGGTAGTTTACAAAAATGCTGAGGTTAAAGTTTACAATAAAGGATTATATGATATAGATAAGGGAACCTACAAAGAATTGTTTACAATAAGTCTTGATGAGCTAAATAAGAGTTCGGATAAGGAAGATAGTAATTTACAATCAATGCTTCTAGGGGCTGGTTTTAAACATATTGTTAAGATTCCCGGGGTTGCTAAAGAATTAAGACAAAAGGCTAATGTTATTGGCGGAACTAGGGGAAATCCTGCTACTAAAATGTTTAAACCATTTGAGGAGAATATTAGAAAAGGTTTAGAGGGAAGAAAAAGATCCAATCTTCTGTTAACAGCTTATATGCAAAAAAAAAATAATTTGTTACGCCTTGAGGATAATATAATTTCAAAGGAAAAGCAGCTTCTTGAAAGTGATAATAATATAATTAAATTAGAACTTATAAAGCATAATTATGAGCTTAATGAAAAAAAGGAGAATCTTGTAACAGAAATTCAAACATATTCTTTTGGACCTGATTATGTAAAAGAATATAATATAGAAGGAGCAGAAAACTTAAAAATTCAATATATTAAAGAATTAGAGAAGTATAATAACGATAATTATGAATTCCAAAGGGAAACATCCAAGGAAAAACTTGTTAAGGTAATTTTAATGGAAAATAAAAGATTAATTATTAGCTATTATAATGGAATATCAGGAATTAAAGAGATAAGTAAGAATCTTATTTGTGTTAAAACTGAATACTATGAAAAAACTGGAACGATAATGAATAAGATAAAAAAAGCTAACGATAATTGGATTAAATTTGATGATGTTACAAAAGTTTGTTGTGATGAGATGCAACAGCATATTTTGAATCAAAACATTGAAAAGTATAAAAAGATAAAGGGTGATAAAATAAATCTTGATAAAAAAATAGAAGACGCAAAAATACACAGAGATGTTTTAGAAAAACAAATAGTCCCTCGAGATGCTATAACCTATATGAAAAAATATTTGTATATCACAATGCTATTTATGATTATAGGGTTAGTACTATTTTTTATAGATAAGATGCTTGGGTGCTCAATAATAATAAGTGGAGCGTTAGGTACAGCACTATATTTGTTTATAAATTATTCTAATAGGAAATTAATTATGGCTAGAAATGCAGAAATTAAAACGCAGATTGATAACATAATAATAAATTCTAAAAATAATTCCCAGGAAATAAAAAAGGTAGATGCAAACCTAAAAGAGCTAAACAACATAATGGATGAGTATAGGGATATTCTTAAACTTGACGAGCAAGTGTCAGTTGATGGGATCAAAGATTATTTTAAAACAGTAGTTTATTTAAAGGATGAGATATTTGAGTATTATCTATTAAAGAAAAAATTAATGGATCAGTTTGATGACCTTTGTGAAACTTTAAATAACATTGACAATATAATTAATAAATTTACTTTTTTTAATATTAAAAGCTTAGAGGGAATAAGTTTACCAAAAATATGTTTAGACAATATAGAAAGTATTTGTAGTGACTTATTATTAAAAATAGAAACCTTATATAAAAATTTGATTCTTTTAGATAAAGCTGATATGAGTTTTTCAAAGCTTAAAATATTAGAGAAGGAAATATTAGATTTTCTTTGTAAAAAGGATACAGAAAATATAATTTCAGATATAGAAAAGTATATTAATCATGGTGAAAAGTATAAAAGATATAGAAAACGGCAAGATGAATTTAAAATTATACAAGAAAAATTGTTGCAATCAGTAAAGAGCGGTCGTATAAAAGATATACTACATAATGTAAGGCATGATGCTTTACAAACTGATAATGAAAATCAAAATTTATTAATTATCCTTCAAGAGTTATATAATCAGTATATTAGCATTGATGAGATTAATTATGATTATAAAGTTTCAAGCAATGAAAATAAAGAATTAATTAGGGAACTGGATATTTTAAAAAATGAAAAACAGACATTAAAAGATGAGGTTGTGGCTTTAAATTCAGATGAGATGTTATTGCAGTATGAGAAAGATATTATAGAAGCAAGAGGTAAGCTAAGGCCACTTGCAGAGAAGTATGCCGTTTATAGTACGGCAGCCTTATTTTTAGAGAAAATCAGAGAAAGATTTTTAGAAAACACCAAGGATAAGTTATTAAAAGGAGCTAGTAATATCTTAAGTGAAATAACATCTGGTGAATATAAAGATATTATGCCGCAAGATGATTTAATGCAGGGAGACTTTAAAACAAAATTATCGGATGAGAGTATAAAGGAAAGTTCAAAAGAGTTAAGTCGTGGCACAAAAGAGCAATTATTTTTGGCAGTTCGTATAAGTAGAATAAAAGAAATTAAACCAAGGTTGCCAGTGATTTTTGACGATTCCTTTGTTAACTTTGATATAGCACATACAAAAAATACAGTTAAAGCTTTAGTAGAATTATCAAAAACAAATCAAATTTTTGTCCTTACTTGTCATGCAACTCTAGTAGAGGTAATAATGGCGAAATCTTCTAATGTTTTATACTTTAAATTAGAAAAGGGTAAATTTACAAAAAGTTCAGGTGAGAATTTAAAAGAATACCTTAAAGAACTATAA